In Nicotiana tabacum cultivar K326 chromosome 19, ASM71507v2, whole genome shotgun sequence, one DNA window encodes the following:
- the LOC107770138 gene encoding protein NRT1/ PTR FAMILY 7.2-like — MDPKQQSAVRDESSVPMNESEEGKKRLLDCCTKDGSTDRHGKPAIKAKTGGWKTGALLLVSEGLAAVAFTGVEVNMVLFSKTVLRQSNAEAANMFSKWMGTLYIFSLLGAFLSDSYFGRYLTCIVFLAVMNVGLVVLSLLTQAFMLEPEGCGKLGELCKPQSQVEVAMFYLSIYLLALGSGSIEPALATLGADQFDEEDPEESCSKTKFFSYFYVALNLGSLVAETLLVYMENMGRWVLSFWISTACGFVALLSIISGAPRYRHIRPCCNPISRFSQVIIASIRKIKLTVPSHGEGLYEARSRNEKDSTRRISHTDDFKFLDRAAVVTPSDMLILPDKSETHNQWRLCTVTQVEEVKCVLRLLPIWFCTILASIVFVQVLSLFVEQGSAMNTSTMISGFHIPPASMTSFDIISTSSFIICYEKIIIPLYVKLTKSKPKLPSELQRIGIGLVISTVAMVIAGLVEQHRLRFANEGGEETSSLSIFWQTPQYVLVGVGEAFIYVAQWEFFASQIPDNLKSMGLGLSMSSSALGSYLCSIILSVVIKITTRHGKPGWIPANLNDGHLDRFFFLSAALTALDLVLFIVCAKRYKSIALEKREIGQEMEATA; from the exons ATGGACCCAAAACAGCAATCTGCTGTCAGAGATGAATCCTCAGTTCCCATGAATGAATCCGAG GAAGGGAAAAAGAGACTTTTGGATTGTTGTACAAAAGATGGATCAACAGACAGGCATGGGAAACCAGCAATCAAGGCAAAAACTGGTGGATGGAAAACTGGAGCTCTTTTATTAG TCAGTGAAGGATTGGCTGCAGTTGCATTTACTGGAGTGGAAGTGAACATGGTTCTTTTCTCAAAGACTGTCTTAAGGCAGTCAAATGCTGAAGCAGCAAACATGTTCAGCAAATGGATGGGAACTCTTTATATTTTCTCTTTACTTGGAGCTTTTCTAAGTGATTCCTACTTTGGAAGATACCTCACTTGCATTGTTTTTCTAGCTGTTATGAATGTT GGTTTAGTGGTATTGTCTCTGTTAACTCAAGCATTTATGCTTGAACCTGAAGGTTGTGGCAAGTTGGGAGAGCTATGTAAGCCTCAATCACAAGTCGAGGTTGCCATGTTCTATTTATCGATATACTTACTAGCTCTTGGGAGTGGCTCTATAGAACCAGCACTTGCCACACTAGGAGCTGATCAATTTGATGAAGAGGATCCAGAAGAAAGTTGTTCCAAGACGAAATTCTTTAGCTACTTCTATGTTGCTCTCAACCTTGGATCATTGGTTGCAGAGACACTTCTGGTTTATATGGAAAACATGGGAAGATGGGTACTTTCCTTTTGGATATCTACAGCTTGTGGCTTTGTTGCCTTGCTCTCAATCATTAGCGGTGCCCCTAGGTACCGCCATATTAGACCTTGTTGCAACCCCATCTCCAGGTTCTCTCAGGTAATCATCGCTTCTATTAGGAAAATAAAGCTTACTGTTCCTTCACATGGAGAGGGGTTGTATGAAGCGCGAAGCAGAAATGAAAAAGACAGCACCAGAAGAATCTCTCATACAGATGACTTCAA GTTTCTTGATCGAGCTGCAGTTGTAACCCCATCAGACATGCTAATATTACCTGATAAAAGTGAAACTCATAACCAATGGAGGCTCTGTACTGTGACACAAGTTGAAGAAGTGAAATGTGTGCTAAGGCTACTTCCAATATGGTTCTGTACAATCTTGGCATCCATTGTCTTTGTGCAAGTGCTTTCTCTCTTCGTCGAGCAAGGATCTGCAATGAACACAAGCACAATGATCTCGGGGTTTCACATTCCACCAGCAAGCATGACATCATTTGACATCATAAGCAcatcctccttcatcatttgctaTGAGAAGATCATAATTCCTTTGTATGTGAAACTAACCAAAAGTAAGCCAAAGCTTCCGAGTGAGCTGCAAAGGATAGGGATTGGACTTGTCATTTCAACAGTAGCTATGGTGATTGCAGGCTTGGTTGAGCAACACAGACTAAGGTTTGCTAATGAAGGAGGGGAAGAGACAAGTTCTTTGAGTATTTTCTGGCAAACTCCACAATATGTGCTTGTCGGAGTAGGGGAAGCATTCATCTATGTTGCTCAGTGGGAATTCTTTGCATCACAAATTCCCGATAATCTGAAGAGCATGGGGCTTGGGTTGTCCATGTCTTCCTCAGCACTAGGTAGCTACTTGTGCAGCATTATATTAAGTGTGGTAATAAAGATCACAACAAGGCATGGAAAGCCAGGTTGGATACCTGCAAATTTAAACGACGGGCACTTGGATAGGTTTTTCTTCCTTTCAGCTGCTTTGACTGCACTAGATCTTGTACTATTTATTGTGTGCGCTAAAAGGTACAAGTCTATAGCACTAGAAAAAAGAGAGATAGGACAGGAGATGGAAGCTACAGCTTGA